In Verrucomicrobiota bacterium, the genomic stretch CCAAGGGGATTCCGGCCTCCAGCCCAGGATTGGACCGTTGAGGGAAAAGGGGAACGGGCCTATCCTGGGTCCCAACCGCCAGAGAGGATAAACCCTGTAGGGGTTTCGGCCTTTGGTCCCGTCGGGATGCCAGAAACCATGCCCGGATCAATGCCGTTTTGCAATTGACCGGCGGGGCCTTTTTAGGGATGGTCGGTGCCATGATAACAAACTGGCACCCGAAAACAATGGACGGGAAGGGCGTTCAAGAAGACTGGTAGTCGTCATCACGTCCTATGTTTGGCGGGAAACCTAAGCCAATAGAGCAGACCACAGCCAAAGACATTTGGTGTGCGGCGTTTTTTGGCTCGCTGATTGGCAGCGGTATTTTTGTCGGTTCATTTTTCAGCAAGCAGCCGGAGTGGTTCTTGTGGGTCATTCGCTGCTTTTGTGCAGTATGGTTGGTTGGCTGGTGGCGGGGCATCTTCCGTTGGCGTCGCCATTTGGCCGAATATCAGAGACAGAAATGCAATCATTGACGGCTAACAAGATCACTGGACCGAACGCGGACGGGCCACGTCAGTTTCCAAACCCGACGTCACTGGCCGCCCGCGTCGGTCAGTTCTACCGTTAGATCGCATGATCACACTACAGAAGTACATAATGGTGATTTTGTCGTTACTGATTCTCATGGCTGGCTGTTCATCTCCACCACGCCATCTTAGGATGACACGCTTGGATCGAGTTGTAATTAGTGATCCAGTGTCAGCCTTCACGAATGCTTCGTCGCAGGCAAGCGCACCGATCACCCTCAAGCCGGGCGCGTATTATTTTGAATTCGATGGTCATCAGGCCTTCCTCTTTGGGCGCAATCCCACGGGTTGGAAGGTGGCACAGTTCGAGCCGTTGCTGGGCTGGGCGCGCGAGTCTGGTGAAAGAATTGCCCGCATTCATATCACAGTAGGCATGGTTCCCAAGGGGGCGCCGGGGAAGCTGGATGAAGCCTGGGCAAGGCAATGGGAACAGGTGTTTCTCCTGGCGGCCAGCAACGGGGTGCAGGTGTTGCCAGTATTTGATGCTTGGGCGCGTTGGAATGATGGCAGCACGGGAGGCGCGCCAGCAGAGTGGCTCCAATGGAAATCGAATCCCCACAACCGCGCATTGGGCGGCTCCGCCAGCCATCCCGGGGAATTGCTCAAGGATACCGAATGCCGCAAGCTCTGGCTGGCTTGGGCCGCGCAACTGGTCGAGCGCTGGCAGGCTTTGCCGAATATTTGCGCCTGGGAGATCTTCTCCGAACTGGATCTGGTGACTGGCGCGAACGAGGCGGCGGCGCTGGAGTTTGCCAGCCAAGCCGCTGCCGTCATCCGTCGAGCGGATCCGCGTCGTCGGCCAGTCACCGCCTCGCTTTCTGGGATGGAGGAGTGGCCGAAACTTTTTGCCAGTGACGCCTTGGATATTATTCAGGTGCATCCCTACGCCAGCGATCCGCGCTTCAAGGGTCAGTTGGATGAGATGATCCTTGGGTCGGTGCGGGCACGTCTGAAGACGTATGCCAAGCCGGTCTTGATCGGGGAATCCGGACTGGCTGCGGTGCTGGATGCTCCGAGTAAGCAAACCAGGTTGGTCGGTTCACCGGCGGCGCAGATGGGTATTCGAAACGCCATCTGGGCGGCGATTGTTTCCGGTGCGATGACGGGCCGCATGTTGTGGTGGGAAGACGGCTATGACCTATACTCCAAGGAAGACCTGCGCACACCGTACCGTCATGCCGCCAGTTCCGCGGCGAAGTTTGTGGCGGACGTTGATTTTTCTGGATTCCAGCCGGTGGAAGCGACGTTGCCGGGGGAACTTTTCGGGGGTGCCATTGGAAATGAGAAAATAGTGTTGGGCTGGTTTCGTGACGCGCGATGTCGAGCACCCGACTGGGCGGTGCGAAACATTACGACGCAAGTTGTCCAACTCAAACTGCCGGGGAACAACGCCGAATGGCGGGCGGAGTTTTACGATACCACGGATGGCAAAATCATGGGAGCCAGGCGTGTGCGCACCGTGTCGGGTTTGACGACCGTCCCGCTGCCGCCCTTTGCGGGGGCCGTTGCCCTCAAGCTTGTTCATTTGCAAAACCAGTCCGGGTCAAATTGATCTGGTAAAGCTCCTTTGATACGGCGCATCAACATATTTAAACTCCAGCGGAAGCCAGAAACCCACCGTCCACAGGCACAGTTATACCGGTGACAAAGCCGGCGGCTTCGTCATCCAGTAGCCAGCAAACACTCCCGATTAAATCGGCGGCTGCCCCAAAGCGTTTCATAGGGGTGTGGTTCAGCACGTTGTTACCGCGTTGGGTGGGGCGCCCTTGTTCATCCAATAGAATCTTGCGGCTGCGATCATTAAGAAAAAATCCTGGAGCCACCGCGTTTACCCGAATGCCGGCCGGAGCCAGGTACGCCGCCAGCCATTGAGTGAAATTGACCACACCGGCCTTGGCCATGCCGTATGCCGGTACCCGCGAAAGCGGGCGGGTGCTGTTCATGGAGGCAAAGTTCAAAATGCCACCCCGCCCTAAGCCAGCCATTTCGCGGCCAAAGACCTGGCACGGGATGACGGTGCCCATGGTGTTGATCCGCAGGACATCCAGGTAACGGTTTGGATCCAGGTTGAAAAAGCCGCGCAACGTCTCCGGTTTGGGCGCGGCGATCTCATCCGGTACAAACTCCGTGGTGGTAGTCACCGCCTCCATCTGGTTGCCCCCGGCGCTATTGATCAGGAACGCGCACGGTCCCAGTTCAGCCGTGATCTGCTGCCGGGTTAGCTCGAGTCCCGCAGTATCGGTTACATCCACGGCATACGACCTGGCGGTGCCGCCATCGGCACGGATGGCGGTTGAGACCGTCTCCAGTTTTTCCAAGGTGCGC encodes the following:
- a CDS encoding SDR family NAD(P)-dependent oxidoreductase, coding for MHTSFFQNKTAVVTGAGGTLGSAIAVELARRGARVALLGRTLEKLETVSTAIRADGGTARSYAVDVTDTAGLELTRQQITAELGPCAFLINSAGGNQMEAVTTTTEFVPDEIAAPKPETLRGFFNLDPNRYLDVLRINTMGTVIPCQVFGREMAGLGRGGILNFASMNSTRPLSRVPAYGMAKAGVVNFTQWLAAYLAPAGIRVNAVAPGFFLNDRSRKILLDEQGRPTQRGNNVLNHTPMKRFGAAADLIGSVCWLLDDEAAGFVTGITVPVDGGFLASAGV